DNA from Micromonospora nigra:
TTCGGGTCGATGACCCGGTGCTCGCCGGTGCGGCTCGTCCCGGCGTCGAACGAGCAGTACCCCCGGTAACCGAGGGCGCTGGCCCTGCGTACCCCCGCGGTCAACGCCTCGACGAGTTCCGCCGGCGGTTGGTCGTCGTCCATCACGCACCCGGTCCACGTCGCGGTGGGTTGGGGCAGGTGCGCCGACGCACCGAGATACTCGACCGAACCGCTGGCCGTGACGGCGAACTGGACACCCCAGACCGACCGGAAGGGGATCTCCTCCTCCACGATCCACCGGTCGCTGATCTGTTCCAGTTGTTGGAACAGCGCCCGGTTGAGCCGGTCCTGCAACCGCCTGCTGAAGATCGCGATGCCGCTGTACACCTCGACGCCGGCCGGTTTGATCACCACCGGCCGGCGGTCCCGCTGCACGATCCGACGTACCTCGGCGGGGGTGGCGACCTGCCGCCGGGGCAGGTAGTCCGACCCGATCAGCGTCTCCAGAACGGTCTTGTTGTTGAGTTCTGCCAGCAGCTCCGGCGTGTTGCGGGCCGGTGCGGTCCGCAGGTGCGGGTCGTACTCGGGGAACTGGAGTTCGAGCAGTTCCCCCCGGTCGGCGGCGGCGCGGGCGAGCTGCACGGCCTGCGCGCCGGACCGGAACTCGCGTAGATCACTGGGAACCTTGAGGCCACAGCGGCTGAGCAGGCGTAGCGACTTGTCCGTGCTGGCTCCGCTGCTGCAGATGACCGCCGCCTGGTACGGCAGGGTCAGATGCATGCCGGTCACCAGGTCGAGGCCGTTCTGCAGGCCGGCGCCCGCACCGGTCAGGTAGCGGCTGTCCGCGGTCGCCACCGGGCTCGGCGGCCG
Protein-coding regions in this window:
- a CDS encoding ATP-grasp domain-containing protein — protein: MDGPIQVQVFAPDGVVLARPPSPVATADSRYLTGAGAGLQNGLDLVTGMHLTLPYQAAVICSSGASTDKSLRLLSRCGLKVPSDLREFRSGAQAVQLARAAADRGELLELQFPEYDPHLRTAPARNTPELLAELNNKTVLETLIGSDYLPRRQVATPAEVRRIVQRDRRPVVIKPAGVEVYSGIAIFSRRLQDRLNRALFQQLEQISDRWIVEEEIPFRSVWGVQFAVTASGSVEYLGASAHLPQPTATWTGCVMDDDQPPAELVEALTAGVRRASALGYRGYCSFDAGTSRTGEHRVIDPNFRVSGATTSLLHRSSLLGQHPCAMTTFFSLPSGVDAEPLLLPFIDRGELVVLMHYDPAMTDNGDVPATIIGMVGARDRHRCGVLIAQIQRALS